The Metabacillus schmidteae genome has a segment encoding these proteins:
- a CDS encoding LacI family DNA-binding transcriptional regulator yields MNTLANRKDVARLAGVSEATVSRVFNNVAPLREETKQKVLQAAKELNYHPNVIAQNFAKGKSHNIGVIVPYLPKVNVMSTHYFSELVSGIGAKLGELGYGLLLLFQTPDERKNYVQLFHSQRVDGCIILGSSENTGEIEAIKELHRLHLPYCLINQTYSGYSFHSIDADHVNGSFQATSFLLDKGFPHVIFINGPKEYSNSLDRLIGYKQALTKRNIPFSKELVFEGNYSRKSGYQAAKAIATLLPSSKAIFSANDRMAIGLMQGLSELGFQAGKDYVIIGYDDSEIARMTSPPLTTVRVPLYEMGQLAAEKILNFITDNECEQQMVRLPVTLIERESTSFDMY; encoded by the coding sequence GTGAATACATTAGCTAATAGAAAAGATGTTGCCAGATTAGCAGGCGTTTCTGAAGCGACTGTTTCTCGGGTATTCAACAATGTCGCGCCCTTGCGTGAAGAAACAAAACAAAAAGTATTACAAGCGGCTAAAGAACTTAATTACCACCCGAATGTCATTGCGCAAAATTTTGCAAAAGGAAAAAGTCATAATATTGGTGTCATCGTTCCTTATTTACCAAAGGTGAACGTCATGTCCACTCATTATTTCTCAGAGCTGGTCAGTGGAATTGGTGCAAAGCTGGGAGAGTTAGGCTATGGCTTGCTTCTGCTTTTTCAAACTCCAGATGAACGAAAAAATTATGTACAGCTTTTTCACTCACAACGAGTTGATGGGTGCATTATTTTAGGTTCCAGTGAAAATACAGGAGAGATTGAAGCAATTAAAGAACTTCATAGATTACATTTACCATATTGTTTAATAAATCAAACCTATTCAGGCTATTCCTTTCATTCTATTGATGCAGATCATGTAAATGGTAGTTTCCAAGCGACATCCTTTTTACTTGATAAAGGATTTCCACATGTTATTTTCATAAATGGACCTAAAGAATATTCTAATAGCCTTGACCGTCTAATAGGCTATAAACAGGCTCTAACGAAAAGGAATATACCTTTTTCAAAGGAGCTGGTTTTCGAGGGTAACTATAGTCGAAAAAGTGGTTATCAAGCTGCAAAAGCAATTGCAACATTACTACCATCATCTAAAGCGATCTTTTCTGCAAATGATCGAATGGCAATTGGACTTATGCAGGGTCTGAGTGAATTAGGTTTTCAAGCTGGCAAAGATTACGTAATCATCGGTTATGATGATTCTGAAATAGCAAGAATGACATCACCCCCACTCACAACTGTAAGAGTTCCACTTTACGAAATGGGTCAATTGGCAGCTGAAAAAATATTGAACTTTATTACTGATAACGAGTGCGAACAACAAATGGTTCGGCTTCCTGTTACATTAATTGAACGTGAATCAACCTCATTTGACATGTACTAG
- a CDS encoding ThuA domain-containing protein — translation MKKNALIVWGGWDGHEPEQIAQIFKGILEEENFNVEVSDSLDSYADPEKLKSLDLIVPHWTMGEIQKKYVLNISEAVMSGVGIAGCHGGMCDSFRNNVDWQFMTGGNWVAHPGNDGVQYMVNIKHSTSPLLEGLSDFKVVSEQYYLHFDPAVEVLATTRFPVVDGPHAANKAVDMPVVWTKRWGQGNVFYSSLGHKANIVSMSEVSLIMRRGFLWAAEGKQRAESLAVAANARSYTGMGDSQ, via the coding sequence ATGAAAAAGAACGCATTAATTGTTTGGGGTGGCTGGGACGGACATGAACCAGAACAAATCGCTCAGATTTTCAAAGGAATTCTTGAAGAAGAGAATTTCAATGTAGAAGTTTCTGATTCGTTAGATTCATATGCGGATCCGGAAAAATTAAAATCCTTAGACCTTATTGTTCCCCACTGGACAATGGGAGAAATTCAAAAGAAATATGTACTAAACATTTCAGAAGCTGTCATGAGTGGTGTTGGTATAGCAGGATGTCATGGCGGGATGTGTGATTCATTCCGTAACAATGTTGATTGGCAATTCATGACTGGCGGAAACTGGGTTGCACACCCTGGAAATGATGGTGTGCAATACATGGTGAACATCAAACATTCAACAAGTCCCCTTTTAGAAGGACTTTCAGATTTTAAAGTAGTAAGTGAACAATATTATCTTCATTTCGATCCAGCTGTCGAAGTATTAGCCACAACTCGTTTCCCTGTTGTTGACGGGCCACATGCAGCAAATAAAGCGGTTGATATGCCTGTTGTCTGGACAAAACGTTGGGGACAAGGAAATGTATTTTATAGTTCTTTAGGGCATAAAGCAAATATCGTCTCAATGTCAGAAGTTTCACTCATTATGCGACGCGGATTCTTATGGGCGGCAGAAGGGAAACAACGCGCTGAATCCTTAGCGGTTGCAGCTAATGCGCGTTCTTATACAGGTATGGGAGATAGTCAATAA
- a CDS encoding LacI family DNA-binding transcriptional regulator, producing the protein MVKMRDVAKLANVSVATVSRVLHNPETVKEATRKKVLSVIEELNYQPNMLARQFRRNETNIILVVVPSIMNTVFSGIIEGIEYEASRHGYRVLLGNTNRKVENEYGLVELLKQKQTDGMILLSERMDSNYIKTLSEEYPLVLATAYIEGLKVPSVSIDNISSSREAVEHLIGLGHKKIAHISGPLQFAMSRDRYKGYKQALLQNNIEIRNMLVQEGDFTFESGYNQMLKIMALEKTPTAIFAANDEMAMGAIKAVKELGIDVPRNIAVVGFDNIGFSSKFDPALTTVAQPLFEMGQKSMKLLLQQIQGVPLLKEQYILECDFIVRESCGGKRKEKVITEKITT; encoded by the coding sequence ATGGTAAAAATGCGTGATGTAGCTAAATTAGCAAACGTTTCAGTTGCTACTGTTTCAAGGGTCCTGCATAATCCAGAAACTGTAAAGGAAGCAACAAGAAAGAAAGTTCTAAGTGTTATAGAAGAGTTAAATTATCAACCTAATATGCTAGCCCGCCAGTTTCGTAGAAATGAAACGAATATCATTCTCGTAGTTGTACCAAGTATTATGAATACTGTTTTCTCTGGTATTATTGAAGGAATTGAGTATGAAGCATCAAGGCATGGATATAGGGTTTTACTAGGGAATACGAATAGAAAAGTAGAAAACGAGTATGGTCTCGTTGAATTATTAAAACAAAAGCAAACAGATGGAATGATTCTGCTATCAGAAAGGATGGATTCAAATTACATAAAAACATTAAGTGAAGAATATCCTCTAGTTCTAGCCACAGCTTATATTGAAGGGTTAAAAGTACCATCCGTCTCGATAGACAATATTAGTAGTAGTCGAGAAGCTGTTGAACATCTGATTGGACTGGGGCATAAAAAGATTGCCCATATTTCTGGTCCGTTACAATTTGCAATGTCTAGAGATCGATATAAAGGTTATAAACAAGCCTTGTTGCAAAACAATATAGAGATTCGTAATATGCTAGTACAAGAGGGGGACTTTACCTTTGAATCGGGATATAATCAAATGCTGAAAATAATGGCATTAGAGAAGACACCTACTGCGATATTTGCAGCAAATGATGAAATGGCTATGGGAGCAATAAAGGCAGTGAAAGAGCTTGGAATCGATGTTCCTAGAAATATAGCTGTTGTTGGATTTGATAATATTGGATTTTCTTCTAAATTTGATCCTGCCTTAACTACAGTTGCACAACCACTTTTTGAGATGGGGCAAAAATCCATGAAATTATTACTACAGCAAATTCAAGGAGTACCTTTATTAAAAGAACAATATATATTAGAGTGTGATTTTATTGTTAGAGAGTCATGTGGTGGAAAACGTAAGGAAAAGGTTATAACAGAAAAAATCACCACATAA
- a CDS encoding sugar phosphate isomerase/epimerase family protein, protein MVNVQFSLQLFTLREETEKDFIGTLEKVARLGYQGVEFAGYGGLTASQLKTELDRLGLKASSSHVQISMLENELDQVIEYQQIIGSQHIACPVLPTERRTKEAYYELIPILNEIGHKCHEAGITLSYHNHDFELIELDNGKKPLELLLDETNPEWVKAEFDVYWLTKAGEDPVQWLKRYQGRTPLVHLKDMTLDGEKFFAELGTGGVNLDGVLNQGKQSNVEWFVVEQDRSRRSPLESIEISMNYLKNNQLITI, encoded by the coding sequence ATGGTTAATGTTCAATTTAGCTTACAGTTATTCACATTAAGAGAAGAGACTGAAAAAGATTTTATTGGAACATTGGAAAAAGTTGCAAGACTTGGATATCAAGGGGTAGAGTTTGCAGGATATGGAGGATTAACGGCAAGTCAATTAAAAACGGAACTTGATCGCCTAGGTTTAAAAGCAAGCTCCAGCCATGTACAAATTTCTATGCTTGAAAATGAATTAGACCAGGTCATTGAATATCAGCAAATAATAGGTAGTCAACATATTGCATGTCCTGTTCTTCCAACAGAAAGAAGAACAAAAGAAGCTTATTATGAACTTATCCCAATCTTAAATGAAATTGGTCATAAATGTCATGAAGCAGGTATTACGCTTTCTTACCATAATCATGATTTTGAATTAATTGAACTAGATAATGGCAAAAAGCCTTTAGAACTTCTATTAGACGAAACAAATCCTGAATGGGTGAAGGCAGAATTTGATGTGTATTGGTTAACAAAAGCAGGTGAAGATCCTGTTCAATGGTTAAAACGATATCAAGGAAGAACGCCACTTGTTCATCTTAAGGATATGACGTTAGATGGGGAAAAGTTTTTTGCGGAACTAGGAACTGGTGGGGTTAATCTAGATGGGGTACTAAATCAAGGAAAACAATCAAATGTAGAGTGGTTTGTTGTAGAACAGGATAGGTCTAGAAGATCACCTCTAGAGAGCATCGAAATTAGCATGAATTATTTGAAAAATAACCAATTGATCACGATTTAA
- a CDS encoding GTPase domain-containing protein, producing MTREEQLIDKVFYQTFLHGNDDNPVHTLGQVYFEEQSREESFDLSYIRYAQGEFYFHAQDYETAIFKWENIKNELEPWAKMNIGDAYYQLGLLSAAEDMYTSIETEELTLKSEVALKLFVLYTEREKLDLAYETIQKAVLIDPDYPEITRTARDFYEEQNDHEHAVKLAVSEAIRTQEEEWFSVVTSYVKEGKTKTFSPDYFAEALLAMYEASRPSLVSFIGALWESYKNEDSYLYWIQTINEMVLSTVEYKDDADWYQIVELYEQTFKELTDGRYYLQELQKVIPYLLACWLKLSTRSASLTPAATVLAWNEIFPGQIIQDAVYTAEEVIFEIEHNQNGSEQALELFKTIKNWAETHALDVDKRVSWWLEELINSNIKQHFLLMGEEGSGKTTFVNSLLGDKFFKGASSSFVVLHDEDELTMSQITSTGHRYLEDQRELVNEMEVNSSALFQVKRPCIFLNEHQCALIDSPSVHKDQETRDELFNISLLADGVLYVLDGSSPLSEIESDVLYQLKKFAPDVKVHFILNKVDLIASDAHTQAVINDIKLKIADIYPEAEVLPYSSLHPFGQQLSQLNTFMSTHFPYEIKEKREKRTANILTLIRKVLADLLQKRVDMEKGLIYSIEWNEDILVRLKGLTNKLSDLQYEKVDSIISAYNTLLKVSKTELKETVPKLLKESSAFIKEDSDFKQIHITLNEKMNAKIQDYIEDQLLPTVFHQLETWISASHDELLESQSYLNEMSDTFNDIYEEQKLSLQCEFSILDDWNRDITRMTGRVRYEKENILLKNRPTQLLLKGAGKLFGTMNQSNHMLFNQYKKYVENESYEEVTNSIANKLFLPFELFEKGLSQDVSLFFQGSIKEVENTITETKETIQNGNEELANMRDNPEVFYDPLKLFEVNLLQQDFTLQAKKAYSRSI from the coding sequence ATGACGAGAGAAGAACAATTAATTGATAAGGTATTTTATCAAACCTTTTTACATGGGAATGATGATAACCCTGTCCATACGTTAGGACAGGTGTATTTCGAGGAGCAAAGTAGAGAAGAAAGCTTTGATTTGTCATACATACGGTATGCACAGGGAGAATTTTATTTTCATGCGCAGGATTATGAAACAGCTATTTTTAAATGGGAAAATATAAAAAATGAATTAGAGCCTTGGGCAAAAATGAATATCGGGGATGCCTATTATCAGCTAGGGTTACTCTCGGCTGCAGAAGATATGTATACATCAATAGAAACAGAAGAACTGACATTAAAAAGTGAAGTAGCTCTTAAGTTATTTGTCTTATATACAGAAAGAGAAAAGCTTGACCTTGCGTATGAAACGATTCAAAAGGCTGTTCTCATTGACCCAGATTATCCTGAAATAACCAGGACGGCACGGGATTTTTATGAGGAACAAAACGATCATGAGCATGCTGTGAAATTAGCTGTCAGTGAAGCGATACGAACTCAAGAAGAAGAATGGTTTTCAGTGGTGACTTCTTATGTGAAAGAAGGCAAAACAAAAACGTTTAGTCCAGATTATTTTGCTGAAGCACTACTCGCTATGTATGAGGCAAGCAGACCTTCCCTTGTTTCATTTATAGGAGCGTTATGGGAAAGTTATAAAAATGAAGATTCTTATCTTTATTGGATTCAAACCATTAATGAAATGGTTCTTTCAACTGTTGAATATAAAGATGATGCTGATTGGTATCAAATTGTCGAGCTATACGAACAAACATTTAAGGAGCTAACAGATGGTCGTTATTATTTACAAGAGCTTCAAAAAGTTATTCCGTATTTGTTAGCTTGTTGGTTAAAGCTTTCAACAAGATCAGCATCACTAACACCTGCAGCTACTGTGCTTGCATGGAATGAAATCTTCCCAGGTCAGATTATCCAAGATGCTGTGTATACGGCAGAGGAAGTTATTTTTGAAATTGAACATAATCAAAATGGATCAGAGCAAGCTCTTGAGTTGTTCAAAACGATTAAAAATTGGGCAGAAACTCATGCACTTGATGTGGATAAACGTGTGAGCTGGTGGTTAGAAGAATTAATCAACTCAAACATTAAACAGCATTTTCTTCTCATGGGTGAGGAAGGAAGCGGCAAAACAACCTTTGTTAATTCACTACTAGGTGATAAATTCTTTAAAGGCGCAAGTTCCTCCTTTGTTGTGCTGCATGATGAGGATGAACTGACAATGAGTCAAATCACAAGCACTGGTCACCGTTATCTTGAAGATCAGCGCGAATTGGTAAATGAAATGGAAGTGAATTCTTCCGCCTTATTCCAAGTAAAGAGACCTTGTATCTTTTTAAATGAACACCAATGTGCCCTAATCGATTCACCATCTGTTCATAAAGATCAGGAAACACGAGATGAACTCTTTAACATTTCTTTATTGGCAGACGGTGTACTTTATGTACTTGATGGCTCATCACCACTATCAGAAATCGAAAGTGATGTTTTATATCAATTGAAAAAATTTGCACCTGATGTAAAGGTTCATTTTATATTAAACAAAGTCGATTTAATTGCGAGTGACGCACACACTCAAGCTGTAATAAATGATATTAAATTGAAGATTGCCGATATTTACCCGGAGGCAGAAGTGCTTCCTTATTCTTCATTACATCCATTTGGGCAGCAATTAAGCCAGTTGAACACATTTATGTCTACTCACTTCCCTTACGAAATAAAGGAAAAAAGAGAAAAGCGGACAGCAAATATTTTAACGTTAATAAGAAAAGTACTTGCAGATCTTCTTCAAAAGCGCGTGGATATGGAGAAAGGGCTCATCTACTCAATTGAATGGAATGAAGATATCTTAGTTAGATTAAAGGGACTTACAAACAAATTATCTGACTTACAGTATGAAAAAGTTGATTCGATTATTTCTGCCTATAATACGTTATTAAAAGTTTCAAAAACAGAATTAAAAGAGACAGTCCCTAAGCTACTAAAAGAAAGCTCTGCTTTTATTAAAGAAGATAGTGATTTCAAACAAATCCATATTACTTTAAATGAAAAAATGAATGCTAAAATACAGGACTATATTGAGGACCAACTACTTCCAACCGTATTTCATCAGCTTGAAACATGGATTTCAGCTTCACATGACGAACTGCTTGAAAGCCAATCGTACTTGAACGAAATGAGTGACACATTCAATGATATATATGAAGAACAGAAGCTTTCCCTGCAGTGTGAATTTTCAATCTTAGACGACTGGAATCGTGATATTACAAGAATGACAGGTCGTGTCCGATATGAAAAAGAAAACATTCTTTTGAAAAATAGACCTACACAGCTTTTACTAAAAGGTGCTGGTAAGCTATTCGGTACAATGAATCAAAGCAATCATATGTTATTTAACCAATACAAAAAGTATGTTGAAAATGAATCTTATGAGGAAGTAACAAACTCAATCGCTAATAAATTATTCCTTCCATTTGAATTATTTGAAAAAGGATTAAGTCAAGATGTTTCATTGTTTTTCCAAGGCTCCATTAAAGAAGTTGAAAACACGATAACAGAAACAAAAGAAACCATTCAAAACGGTAATGAAGAGTTAGCGAACATGAGAGATAATCCTGAAGTTTTCTATGACCCATTAAAACTATTCGAAGTAAATCTCCTGCAACAGGATTTTACTCTGCAGGCGAAGAAGGCATATAGTCGTTCCATTTAA
- a CDS encoding SepM family pheromone-processing serine protease — translation MSKKSFKPRIKRFLLIMLVLVIIAFIPTPYYLYQPGPMEELAPIIKVEDGYENEEGSFHLTTVLQVKANPYLLVYGLIAPNTDIMEEESVKGDLSDSEYNRLLDFMMKDSQQNALVAAFKAAGEDVAIDYKGIFVRGILSDSPAKDVLEVGDIITSVDGNKIVEAPKFIEYIQQNKNEGDQSTLTVLRGDEELKKTVDIIKLDDATGKVGIGIAPEEEFTATIPKEVNITSEDIGGPSAGLMFSLEILNQLTPDDLTKGFKVAGTGTIDHNGNVGQIGGITHKVIAAEEEGADIFFAPKDLTEIDQNEKDAIAQAKDHGYNVKIVPVATLSEAIEYLEGLEERK, via the coding sequence ATGTCAAAGAAGTCATTTAAACCAAGAATAAAAAGATTCCTACTTATCATGCTAGTACTTGTCATCATTGCCTTTATCCCGACACCCTATTATTTATATCAACCAGGGCCAATGGAAGAGCTGGCACCGATTATTAAGGTAGAGGATGGCTACGAAAATGAAGAAGGAAGCTTTCATTTAACAACTGTACTACAAGTAAAAGCTAATCCATATTTACTAGTTTATGGTTTAATAGCACCAAATACAGATATTATGGAGGAAGAGAGTGTAAAAGGAGATTTATCAGATAGCGAGTATAATCGATTGTTAGATTTTATGATGAAAGATTCTCAACAGAATGCGCTGGTTGCAGCTTTTAAAGCAGCTGGTGAAGATGTTGCAATCGATTATAAAGGTATTTTTGTTAGAGGGATTCTATCCGATTCACCTGCTAAGGATGTTTTAGAAGTGGGTGACATTATTACAAGTGTGGATGGAAATAAAATAGTAGAAGCACCGAAATTTATTGAATATATTCAGCAAAATAAAAACGAAGGTGATCAGTCGACATTAACGGTTTTACGAGGGGACGAAGAACTTAAGAAAACAGTGGATATCATAAAGTTAGACGATGCAACTGGTAAGGTAGGGATAGGAATTGCACCTGAGGAGGAATTCACTGCAACCATCCCAAAAGAAGTAAACATCACAAGCGAAGACATAGGAGGTCCATCTGCAGGTCTTATGTTTTCATTGGAAATTCTAAACCAGCTAACACCAGATGATCTAACCAAGGGATTTAAAGTTGCAGGCACAGGCACCATTGATCATAACGGTAATGTCGGACAAATTGGTGGCATCACTCATAAAGTCATTGCTGCCGAAGAAGAAGGAGCTGATATCTTTTTCGCTCCAAAAGATTTAACAGAAATTGACCAAAATGAAAAAGATGCAATTGCACAGGCTAAAGATCACGGCTATAACGTTAAAATTGTCCCGGTAGCTACTCTTTCAGAAGCAATAGAGTATTTGGAAGGGTTAGAAGAGAGGAAATAG
- a CDS encoding Gfo/Idh/MocA family protein, producing MKKLKIGIIGCGNISSIYMENCQNFDHLELVACADLDVERAHSQAAKYGIPKAYTVQELLNDSDIQLVINLTIPKAHAAVCIQALEAGKHVYTEKPLAVTREEGKQILETAKKHNLLVGSAPDTFLGAGIQTSIKLIEQGEIGSPIGASAFMIGRGHEHWHPDPAFYYDIGGGPMFDMGPYYLTALVSLLGPIQRISGSTRISYSERTVSSEPKAGEKIKVQTPTHISGVIDFASGAVGTITTSFDAMGGSSLPPIEIYGSEGTLLVPDPNTFGGPVRIRKKGEKEFVEVPLSFGNSQNSRGLGVADMAKAILNGGTYRASGELAYHVLEAMHGFHDSSDQGTHYLMESTCKRPDSLDVEQEVSQ from the coding sequence ATGAAAAAGCTAAAGATTGGCATTATTGGCTGTGGAAATATCAGCTCTATTTACATGGAAAATTGTCAAAACTTTGACCACTTGGAACTAGTAGCTTGTGCTGATCTTGATGTTGAACGAGCACATTCTCAAGCAGCAAAGTATGGAATTCCGAAAGCATATACTGTTCAAGAACTTCTTAACGATTCCGACATTCAACTCGTTATCAACTTAACGATTCCAAAAGCTCATGCAGCCGTATGTATTCAAGCTCTAGAAGCAGGGAAACATGTTTATACTGAAAAGCCGCTTGCTGTTACACGGGAGGAAGGAAAACAAATTTTAGAGACGGCTAAGAAGCATAATCTTTTGGTCGGAAGTGCTCCAGATACGTTTTTAGGTGCTGGTATTCAAACATCAATCAAACTTATTGAACAAGGTGAGATCGGCAGTCCAATTGGGGCATCTGCATTCATGATAGGCCGGGGTCATGAACATTGGCATCCAGACCCTGCTTTCTACTATGACATAGGCGGCGGTCCAATGTTTGATATGGGGCCATATTATTTAACTGCTTTAGTTTCCTTATTAGGACCGATCCAACGAATCTCAGGATCTACTAGAATTAGTTATTCGGAACGCACAGTTTCAAGTGAGCCAAAGGCTGGAGAAAAAATTAAAGTTCAAACACCAACACATATATCCGGCGTGATTGATTTTGCATCAGGAGCAGTTGGCACCATCACGACAAGCTTTGATGCAATGGGCGGCTCTTCCCTTCCTCCTATTGAAATCTATGGAAGTGAAGGAACTTTGCTTGTACCAGATCCAAATACATTCGGTGGACCTGTCCGCATTCGTAAGAAAGGTGAAAAAGAATTTGTTGAGGTACCTTTATCTTTCGGCAATTCTCAAAACAGCAGAGGTCTTGGTGTAGCTGACATGGCAAAAGCTATTTTAAACGGTGGAACTTATCGTGCAAGTGGTGAATTAGCTTATCATGTGTTAGAGGCGATGCATGGCTTCCATGATTCCTCTGATCAAGGAACACATTATTTAATGGAAAGCACGTGTAAAAGACCTGATTCTCTAGATGTGGAGCAGGAAGTTTCACAGTAA
- a CDS encoding Gfo/Idh/MocA family protein, protein MNSIKVGMIGYKFMGKAHSHAYRDLPLFFPHTVHPEMKVICGRNAEGVAEAAKQFGWEEYTTDWKKLIQRDDIDLIDINAPSDVHKEITIAAAKAGKHVFCEKPLALKLEDSREMLEVVEAAGVKHMVGFNYRFAPAVMLAKKLIDEGKLGDIYHYRAWFLQDWLVDPNFPLAWRLQKEIAGSGSHGDLGAHLIDLAHYLIGDMTEVIGMSETFIKQRPITTGTSGLTAGGSDGNAEKGEVTVDDATLFLTRFANGALGSFEATRYASGHRCTNSFEINGSKGSVIFDFERMNELQVYFTDDHNDVQGFRRVLATDPAHAFAENWWPPGHTIGYEHTFIHEVVELMEAFKEDRQPVPNFHDGVKCQQVLEAVDRSIENRQWIKVSEV, encoded by the coding sequence ATGAACAGTATTAAAGTTGGTATGATTGGCTACAAATTTATGGGTAAAGCACATAGTCACGCCTATCGTGATCTTCCACTCTTTTTTCCTCATACGGTTCATCCTGAAATGAAAGTGATATGCGGACGTAATGCAGAAGGAGTTGCTGAAGCTGCTAAACAATTTGGATGGGAAGAATATACAACAGACTGGAAAAAACTCATTCAACGTGATGATATAGATTTAATAGATATTAATGCACCGAGCGATGTACATAAGGAAATTACAATTGCCGCTGCTAAAGCAGGCAAGCATGTTTTTTGCGAAAAACCGTTAGCGCTTAAACTAGAAGATTCCCGTGAAATGCTGGAGGTTGTTGAAGCAGCTGGTGTAAAGCATATGGTTGGTTTTAACTATCGCTTTGCCCCTGCCGTTATGCTGGCAAAGAAATTAATTGATGAAGGCAAGCTGGGAGACATTTATCATTATCGTGCTTGGTTTTTACAAGATTGGTTAGTTGATCCGAACTTCCCGCTAGCTTGGAGGCTCCAGAAAGAAATTGCAGGATCCGGTTCTCATGGAGACCTAGGAGCCCATTTAATCGATTTAGCACATTATTTAATTGGTGATATGACCGAAGTCATTGGTATGAGTGAAACGTTTATTAAGCAAAGACCTATCACAACAGGTACTTCCGGTTTAACTGCAGGTGGCAGTGACGGTAATGCGGAAAAAGGTGAAGTAACAGTTGATGATGCTACATTATTCTTAACACGTTTCGCAAACGGAGCTCTCGGAAGTTTTGAAGCTACACGGTATGCATCCGGACATCGTTGTACAAATTCATTTGAAATCAATGGCAGCAAAGGAAGTGTAATCTTTGACTTTGAGCGAATGAATGAGCTTCAAGTATACTTCACAGATGATCATAATGATGTTCAAGGGTTTCGTCGGGTTCTAGCAACAGATCCAGCTCATGCTTTTGCTGAAAACTGGTGGCCGCCAGGACACACAATTGGATATGAACACACGTTTATCCATGAAGTAGTCGAATTAATGGAAGCGTTTAAAGAGGACCGTCAGCCGGTACCAAACTTCCATGATGGTGTAAAGTGTCAACAAGTATTAGAAGCTGTTGATCGTTCAATTGAAAATCGTCAGTGGATTAAAGTATCTGAAGTCTAA